From Orcinus orca chromosome 3, mOrcOrc1.1, whole genome shotgun sequence, a single genomic window includes:
- the XAB2 gene encoding pre-mRNA-splicing factor SYF1, whose protein sequence is MVVMARLSRPERPDLVFEEEDLPYEEEIMRNQFSVKCWLRYIEFKQGAPKPRLNQLYERALKLLPCSYKLWYRYLKARRAQVKHRCVTDPAYEDVNNCHERAFVFMHKMPRLWLDYCQFLMDQGRVTHTRRTFDRALRALPITQHSRIWPLYLRFLRSHPLPETAVRGYRRFLKLSPESAEEYIEYLKSSDRLDEAAQRLATVVNDERFVSKAGKSNYQLWHELCDLISQNPDKVQSLSVDAIIRGGLTRFTDQLGKLWCSLADYYIRSGHFEKARDVYEEAIRTVMTVRDFTQVFDSYAQFEESMIAAKMETASELGREEEDDVDLELRLARFEQLISRRPLLLNSVLLRQNPHHVHEWHKRVALHEGRPREIINTYTEAVQTVDPFKATGKPHTLWVAFAKFYEDNGQLDDARIILEKATKVSFKQVDDLASVWCECGELELRHENYDQALRLLRKATALPARRAEYFDGSEPVQNRVYKSLKVWSMLADLEESLGTFQSTKAVYDRILDLRIATPQIVINYAMFLEEHKYFEESFKAYERGISLFKWPNVSDIWSTYLTKFIARYGGQKLERARDLFEQALDGCPPKYAKTLYLLYAQLEEEWGLARHAMAVYERATRAVEPAQQYDMFNIYIKRAAEIYGVTHTRSIYQKAIEVLSDEHAREMCLRFADMECKLGEIDRARAIYSFCSQICDPRTTGAFWQTWKDFEVRHGNEDTIREMLRIRRSVQATYNTQVNFMASQMLKVTGSATGTVSDLAPGQSGMDDMKLLEQRAEQLAAEAEQDQPSRAQSKILFVRSDASREELAQLAQQANPEEIELGEDEDEMDLEPNEVRLEQQSVPAAVFGSLKED, encoded by the exons ATGGTGGTGATGGCGCGCCTCTCGAGGCCCGAGCGGCCGGACCTTGTCTTC gaggaggaggacctCCCCTATGAGGAGGAAATCATGCGGAACCAGTTCTCCGTCAAATGCTGGCTCCGCTACATTGAGTTTAAGCAGGGTGCCCCGAAGCCCAGACTCAATCAGCTCTATGAGCGGGCGCTGAAGCTGCTGCCCTGCAG ctACAAACTCTGGTACCGCTACCTGAAGGCGCGCCGGGCACAGGTGAAGCATCGCTGTGTGACCGACCCTGCCTACGAAGATGTCAACAACTGCCACGAGAGGGCCTTTGTGTTCATGCacaag ATGCCCCGGCTGTGGCTAGATTACTGCCAGTTCCTGATGGACCAGGGACGCGTCACACACACGCGCCGCACTTTCGACCGTGCCCTCCGAGCGTTGCCCATCACACAGCACTCTCGTATTTGGCCCTTGTACCTGCGCTTCCTGCGCTCACACCCCCTGCCTGAGACCGCTGTGCGGGGTTACCGGCGCTTCCTCAAG CTGAGCCCCGAGAGTGCCGAGGAGTACATCGAGTACCTCAAGTCGAGCGACCGGCTGGACGAGGCCGCACAGCGCCTGGCCACCGTGGTGAACGACGAGCGCTTCGTGTCCAAGGCCGGCAAGTCCAACTACCAG CTGTGGCACGAGCTCTGCGACCTCATCTCCCAGAACCCAGACAAGGTGCAGTCTCTCAGTGTGGACGCCATCATCCGCGGGGGCCTCACCCGCTTCACCGACCAACTGGGCAAGCTCTGGTGCTCGCTGGCTGACTACTACATCCGCAGCGGTCACTTCGAGAAG GCTCGGGACGTGTATGAGGAGGCCATCCGGACCGTGATGACCGTGCGGGACTTTACCCAAGTGTTCGACAGCTATGCCCAGTTCGAGGAGAGCATGATCGCGGCGAAGATGGAGACAGCCTCGGAGCTGGGGCGGGAGGAGGAGG ACGACGTGGACCTGGAGCTGCGCCTGGCTCGCTTTGAGCAGCTCATCAGCCGGCGGCCCCTGCTCCTCAACAGCGTCCTGCTGCGCCAGAACCCGCACCACGTGCACGAGTGGCACAAGCGCGTGGCCCTGCACGAGGGCCGCCCGAGGGAG ATCATTAACACGTACACGGAGGCCGTGCAGACTGTGGACCCCTTCAAGGCCACCGGCAAGCCCCACACCCTGTGGGTTGCGTTCGCCAAGTTTTACGAGGACAACGGGCAGCTGGATGAC GCCCGCATCATCCTGGAGAAAGCCACCAAGGTGAGCTTCAAGCAGGTGGACGACCTGGCCAGCGTGTGGTGCGAGTGTGGCGAGCTGGAGCTCCGGCACGAGAACTACGACCAGGCCTTGCGGCTGCTGCGA AAGGCGACGGCGCTGCCCGCCCGCCGCGCCGAGTACTTTGACGGCTCGGAGCCCGTGCAGAACCGCGTATACAAGTCTCTGAAGGTGTGGTCAATGCTGGCCGACCTGGAGGAGAGCCTCGGCACCTTCCAG TCCACCAAAGCCGTCTATGACCGCATCCTGGACCTGCGCATCGCCACGCCCCAAATCGTCATCAACTACGCCATGTTCCTGGAGGAGCACAAGTACTTTGAAGAAAGCTTCAAG GCATACGAGCGTGGCATCTCGCTGTTCAAGTGGCCCAACGTGTCCGACATCTGGAGTACCTACCTGACCAAGTTCATCGCCCGCTACGGGGGCCAGAAGCTGGAGCGGGCACGGGACCTGTTTGAGCAGGCGCTGGATGGCTGCCCTCCCAAATACGCAAAGA CCCTGTACCTGCTGTACGCACAGCTGGAGGAGGAGTGGGGCTTGGCCCGGCACGCCATGGCCGTGTATGAGCGCGCCACCAGGGCCGTGGAGCCCGCCCAGCAATACGACATGTTCAACATCTACATCAAGCGGGCGGCCGAGATCTACGGGGTCACCCACACCCGCAGCATCTATCAGAAGGCCATCGAG GTGCTGTCAGACGAGCACGCCCGGGAGATGTGCCTGCGGTTCGCGGACATGGAGTGCAAGCTCGGGGAGATCGACCGCGCCCGGGCCATCTACAGCTTCTGCTCGCAGATCTGTGACCCCCGG ACGACCGGGGCCTTCTGGCAGACGTGGAAGGACTTCGAGGTCCGGCACGGCAACGAGGACACCATCCGGGAGATGCTGCGGATCCGCCGCAGCGTGCAGGCCACGTACAACACTCAGGTCAACTTCATGGCCTCCCAGATGCTCAAGGTGACGGGCAGCGCCACGGGCACTG TGTCCGACCTGGCCCCCGGGCAGAGCGGCATGGACGACATGAAGCTGCTGGAACAGCGGGCCGAGCAGCTGGCGGCTGAGGCCGAGCAGGACCAGCCCTCGCGGGCCCAGAGCAAGATCCTGTTTGTGAG GAGTGATGCCTCCCGGGAGGAGCTGGCCCAGCTGGCCCAGCAGGCCAACCCGGAGGAGATCGAGCTGGGCGAGGATGAGGACGAGATGGACCTGGAGCCCAACG AGGTGCGCCTGGAGCAGCAGAGCGTGCCGGCCGCCGTGTTCGGGAGCCTGAAGGAAGACTGA
- the LOC101288081 gene encoding protein PET100 homolog, mitochondrial, giving the protein MEPSDSQWAAVLLDGWLWAEAALKPEKSEMGVKLEVFRMTIYLTFPVAMFWIANQAGWFEDYVVQRKRELWPPENEDKRQELEEFKERIRKQREEKLLRAAQQRS; this is encoded by the exons ATGGAACCCTCGGACTCCCAATGGGCTGCTGTCTTGCTGGATGGTTGGCTTTGGGCGGAAGCGGCTTTGAAGCCTGAGAAGAGCGAGATGGGGGTGAAGCTGGAGGTGTTTCGG ATGACCATCTACCTCACCTTCCCTGTGGCTATGTTCTGGATTGCCAATCAGGCCGGGTGGTTTGAGGACTATGTCGTACAGCGCAAG AGGGAGCTGTGGCCCCCTGAGAATGAAGACAAG CGCCAAGAGCTAGAAGAATTCAAAGAAAGGATACGGAAGCAGCGGGAGGAAAAGCTCCTTCGTGCTGCCCAGCAGAGGTCCTGA
- the PCP2 gene encoding Purkinje cell protein 2 homolog: protein MAGSPDQEGFFNLLSHVQGGRMEEQRCSLQAGPGPASEGRESGQGESGPAPEMDSLMDMLASTQGRRMDDQRVTVSALPGFQPLGPKDGVQKRAGTLSPQPLLTPQDPTALSFRRNSSPQPQTQAP, encoded by the exons ATG GCGGGCTCCCCAGACCAGGAGGGCTTCTTCAACCTGCTGAGCCACGTGCAGGGCGGCCGGATGGAGGAGCAGCGCTGCTCACTGCAGGCGGGGCCGGGCCCAGCCTCCGAGGGCCGTGAGAGCGGGCAGGGAG AGAGCGGCCCTGCACCCGAGATGGACAGTCTCATGGACATGCTGGCCAGTACCCAGGGCCGCCGCATGGATGACCAGCGTGTGACAGTCAGCGCCTTGCCTGGCTTCCAGCCCCTGGGCCCCAAG GATGGAGTACAGAAACGAGCCGGGACCCTCAGCCCCCAACCCCTCCTCACCCCTCAGGACCCGACTGCACTCAGCTTCCGTCGAAacagcagcccccagccccagacacAAGCCCCGTGA